One genomic region from Rosa rugosa chromosome 1, drRosRugo1.1, whole genome shotgun sequence encodes:
- the LOC133709596 gene encoding monogalactosyldiacylglycerol synthase 2, chloroplastic-like, giving the protein MMMSVASPRKSITEKVFERVGGVSYLSSYLKNNNGHNHHHHREFESDDDEGTMELVQIGAERTKNVLILMSDTGGGHRASAEAIKDAFRLEFGDEYRVFVKDVWKEYTGWPLNNMERSYKFMVKHVQLWKVAFHSTSPRWIHSVYLAAIAAYYAKEVEAGLMEYKPDIIISVHPLMQHIPLWVLKWQGLQKKVIFVTVITDLNTCHPTWFHPGVNRCYCPSQEVAKRALVDGLEESQIRVFGLPIRPSFARAVISKDQLREELEMDPELPAVLLMGGGEGMGPVKETARALGESLFDKELGKPIGQLIVICGRNKNLVSTLESDEWNIPVKVRGFETQMEKWMGSCDCIITKAGPGTIAEALIRGLPIILNDYIPGQEKGNVPYVVDNGAGVFTRSPKETARLVAEWFSTKPDELKRMSENALKLAQPEAVFDIVKDIHDLACQRGPLANIPYMLTSSFTSII; this is encoded by the exons ATGATGATGTCCGTTGCGTCGCCGAGAAAGTCCATAACGGAGAAAGTGTTTGAGAGGGTGGGAGGGGTTTCTTACCTGAGCAGTTATCTCAAGAACAACAACGGTCATAACCACCACCATCACAGAGAATTTGAGAGCGACGACGATGAGGGGACTATGGAGCTCGTGCAGATTGGTGCTGAGAGGACCAAGAACGTTTTGATTCTGATGAGTGATACCGGCGGCGGACACAGAGCTTCCGCGGAGGCGATCAAGGATGCGTTTCGTTTGGAGTTTGGAGACGAATACAGG GTATTTGTGAAGGACGTGTGGAAAGAGTACACAGGTTGGCCTTTAAATAATATGGAGAGGTCTTACAAGTTCATGGTGAAACATGTTCAGCTATGGAAGGTTGCATTTCACAGTACTTCTCCTAGATGGATCCACAGTGTCTATCTTGCTGCCATTGCAGCCTACTATGCCAA GGAGGTCGAGGCTGGTCTAATGGAGTACAAGCCAGACATCATAATTAGTGTCCATCCTTTGATGCAACATATTCCTCTTTGGGTTCTCAAATGGCAAGGACTTCAGAAGAAAGTGATTTTTGTGACGGTGATTACTGATCTCAACACTTGCCATCCTACATG GTTTCATCCAGGGGTCAATAGGTGTTACTGCCCATCACAGGAGGTAGCTAAAAGGGCTCTAGTAGATGGCCTTGAAGAGTCCCAAATACGCGTTTTTGGCTTGCCCATCAGGCCCTCTTTTGCCCGAGCGGTTATCTCCAAG GATCAACTCAGAGAAGAACTCGAAATGGACCCTGAATTGCCTGCAGTATTGCTGATGGGAGGTGGTGAAGGAATGGGGCCTGTAAAGGAAACTGCGAGAGCTCTGGGAGAATCCCTCTTTGATAAAGAACTGGGAAAACCAATTGGGCAGCTGATCGTTATATGTGGCCGCAATAAAAACCTTGTCTCCACACTGGAATCTGATGAGTGGAATATCCCAGTCAAG GTTAGAGGATTTGAGACACAAATGGAGAAATGGATGGGATCTTGTGACTGCATCATAACAAAG GCTGGTCCAGGCACAATCGCAGAGGCATTGATCAGAGGGCTTCCTATTATTCTCAATGACTACATTCCTGGACAA GAAAAGGGCAATGTGCCTTATGTGGTAGACAATGGTGCTGGTGTCTTCACCAGAAGCCCCAAAGAAACAGCCAGGCTTGTGGCAGAATGGTTCAGCACCAAGCCGGATGAGCTCAAAAGGATGTCTGAGAATGCACTTAAACTAGCACAACCGGAGGCTGTTTTCGACATTGTTAAGGACATTCACGACCTTGCCTGCCAACGTGGTCCTCTTGCAAACATCCCTTACATGCTGACGTCCTCATTTACAAGTATAATCTAA
- the LOC133709606 gene encoding ubiquitin C-terminal hydrolase 22-like, producing MSSMTNINGHALPQPCSHLAAFRSKNGSKPFRALQDCLRVKPPGGRASIRRDPDELPRCAACGESAHSRLYACVTCAAVHCHTPSGGLSHAAAHAESLPPGHEIAVDVDRAELFCCACRDQVYDRDFDAAVVLAQTAASTTASSAIQQYAPENLRKRRRIDYKPWSPDFREQVIVGKNSSLLHGRTPSDLPWGLRGLNNLGNTCFMNSVLQALLHTPPLRNYFLSDRHNRYFCQKKSNADKKSAGNSGGNTAAGSVCLACDMDATFSAVFSGDRKPYSPAKFLYSWWQYAANLASYEQQDAHEFFISMLDGIHEKVEKEGRKPGSQGTGDCCVAHRVFSGILRSDVMCMACGFTSTTYDPCVDISLDLEPGSAKTMSTKSNHSCNGNADCMNSGQNCGTSTLVGCLDRFTRPERLGSDQKFFCQQCQVRQESLKQMSIRKLPLVSCFHIKRFEHSSIRKMSRKVDRYLQFPFSLDMAPYLSSSILRNRFGNRIRPFDGDEPEAPNELCSEFELFAVVTHTGKLDAGHYVTYLRLSNHWYKCDDAWITQVNEDIVRAAQGYMMFYVQKMLFYKASERQGSA from the exons ATGTCGTCGATGACCAACATCAACGGCCACGCTCTACCCCAGCCCTGCTCTCACCTCGCCGCCTTCCGATCCAAAAACGGCTCCAAACCCTTCCGCGCCTTACAGGACTGCCTCCGCGTCAAGCCCCCCGGCGGCCGCGCCTCGATCCGCCGCGATCCCGACGAGCTTCCCCGATGCGCCGCCTGCGGCGAGTCAGCTCACTCGCGGCTCTACGCCTGCGTCACCTGCGCCGCGGTTCACTGCCACACGCCCTCCGGCGGACTCTCCCACGCGGCGGCTCACGCCGAGTCGCTGCCTCCGGGGCACGAGATCGCCGTCGACGTCGACCGGGCCGAGCTCTTCTGCTGCGCGTGCAGGGATCAGGTCTACGACCGCGACTTCGACGCCGCCGTGGTCCTGGCTCAGACGGCCGCGTCCACCACCGCCTCCTCCGCGATCCAGCAGTACGCGCCGGAGAATCTCCGGAAACGGCGTCGGATCGATTACAAGCCGTGGTCGCCGGATTTCAGAGAGCAGGTGATCGTCGGAAAAAACTCGAGCCTCCTACACGGCCGGACTCCCTCCGATTTGCCTTGGGGACTGCGCGGGCTCAACAATTTGGGGAACACGTGCTTCATGAACTCGGTTCTTCAGGCATTGCTCCACACGCCGCCGTTGCGGAACTACTTCCTCAGCGATCGGCACAACCGCTACTTTTGCCAGAAGAAGAGCAATGCCGATAAGAAAAGCGCGGGTAATAGTGGCGGGAACACGGCGGCCGGGTCTGTGTGCTTGGCCTGTGACATGGACGCCACGTTTTCGGCGGTTTTCTCAGGCGATCGGAAGCCTTATAGTCCAGCCAAGTTCTTGTACAG TTGGTGGCAATACGCTGCAAATTTGGCGAGCTATGAGCAGCAGGATGCGCATGAATTCTTCATTTCGATGCTGGATGGGATTCATGAGAAGGTGGAAAAGGAGGGGAGGAAACCCGGGAGCCAAG GCACTGGAGATTGTTGTGTGGCTCATAGAGTTTTTTCTGGCATCTTGCGATCTGATGTTATGTGTATGGCCTGTGGTTTTACGTCTACAACATATGATCCATGCGTAGACATCTCACTGGATTTGGAACCAGGTTCTGCAAAGACAATGTCCACAAAGTCGAATCATTCTTGCAATGGCAATGCAGATTGCATGAATTCTGGCCAAAACTGCGGCACATCTACCCTTGTGGGATGCCTGGACCGTTTTACAAGACCTGAGAGATTGGGCTCTGACCAGAAATTTTTTTGCCAGCAGTGTCAGGTGAGACAAGAGTCTCTCAAGCAAATGTCCATTAGGAAGCTTCCTTTAGTTTCTTGCTTCCATATCAAACGATTTGAGCATTCTTCAATACGAAAGATGTCAAGGAAGGTGGACCGTTATCTGCAGTTTCCATTTTCGTTAGACATGGCACCATATCTTTCGTCTTCTATCTTAAGGAATCGATTTGGGAATAGGATTCGTCCTTTTGATGGGGATGAGCCAGAAGCTCCGAATGAGTTATGCTCAGAATTTGAGTTGTTTGCTGTCGTAACTCACACAGGCAAGCTGGATGCTGGCCATTACGTGACTTACTTGCGATTAAGTAATCATTGGTACAAGTGTGATGATGCTTGGATCACACAAGTTAACGAGGACATTGTGAGGGCTGCACAAGGCTACATGATGTTTTATGTACAGAAAATGCTATTTTACAAAGCAAGTGAGAGACAGGGTTCTGCATAA
- the LOC133726883 gene encoding uncharacterized protein LOC133726883, translated as MADKYSQANPLSPANANLRSDHEAATMQSQAELKRKKRIKVAIYVTVFVVVQIIVVTVFALTVMRVKTPKVRLGKINVQNITAVPATPSFDINFTTQIRIKNTNWGPYKFDASKVTFEYNGDTVAQLSVPKGKAGMRSTKKFDVAVSLNSKGLKNSNLANDLNTGVLSLTSTAKLTGKVELMLVMKKKKAAAMYCDLQFNLSTKQIQFLRCN; from the coding sequence ATGGCTGATAAGTATAGTCAAGCAAACCCTTTGTCACCCGCTAATGCAAACCTCAGAAGTGACCATGAAGCGGCCACTATGCAATCCCAGGCTGAGCTCAAACGCAAGAAGAGAATCAAAGTGGCCATATATGTCACTGTCTTTGTTGTGGTGCAGATCATAGTCGTCACTGTTTTCGCACTCACGGTGATGCGAGTGAAGACACCAAAAGTGAGGTTGGGCAAGATCAATGTCCAAAACATCACGGCTGTCCCTGCAACACCATCATTTGACATAAACTTCACCACCCAAATCCGAATCAAGAACACAAATTGGGGTCCGTACAAGTTTGATGCAAGTAAAGTCACGTTTGAGTACAACGGTGACACTGTGGCACAACTTAGTGTTCCTAAAGGCAAGGCCGGAATGCGTTCCACCAAAAAATTTGATGTCGCCGTGAGTTTGAATTCGAAGGGGTTGAAAAATTCCAATCTAGCCAATGATCTGAACACTGGAGTTTTGTCTCTGACGAGCACGGCCAAGCTGACAGGAAAGGTGGAGTTGATGttggtgatgaagaagaagaaggctgcAGCCATGTACTGCGATCTCCAATTTAATTTATCGACAAAGCAGATTCAGTTTTTGAGATGCAATTGA
- the LOC133718623 gene encoding uncharacterized protein LOC133718623, which produces MVEIDVDWVFRLNQLYYRPIVSSSFFYISVSFLSFIFCLCLLDLKQRFSSIRSLREKEQQKKATGTPSIKIENFEEMEESVGESTPQAEFCFHRYQNCYSKGYYDYQICLISLKSAALDDF; this is translated from the exons ATGGttgagattgatgttgattggGTGTTCAGATTGAATCAACTCTATTATCGACCCATTGTAAGCTCCAGTTTCTTTTACATTTCAGTTTCATTTCTTAGTTTCATCTTTTGCTTATGCCTCTTGGATTTGAAACAAAGATTTTCTTCAATTCGGTCTCTCAGAGAAAAGGAGCAGCAAAAGAAGGCCACTGGTACACCATCAATTAAG ATTgagaattttgaggagatggagGAATCAGTAGGTGAGAGCACACCACAAGCTGAGTTCTGCTTCCATCGATATCAAAATTGTTACAGCAAGGGATACTATGATTACCAAATCTGTTTAATTTCCCTCAAGAGTGCAGCACTTGATGATTTTTGA
- the LOC133709615 gene encoding translocase of chloroplast 90, chloroplastic, with translation MKGFRDWILSQLVSKSVVSSRPLSGSDSFFSVERSTNEVITDQGASDSTTLVAPPVLDETSNSLNRDQENQSSPSPQDVEVENSDQSRSGSDMRKKDPLVKIDDLQAKFLQLLRRLGLSKDNLMVAKVLYRIHLATVIRAEKSDLKGVNLGGDGKRVMTAEQAGPPDLDFSLRILVLGKTGVGKSATINSIFDQTKAVTNAFRPGTKHIREVVGTVNGIRVTVIDTPGFLPGVCTGNLRRNKKIMLSVKRFIRKSPPDIVLFFERLDLIDTSYSDLPLLKLITEVFGRAIWFSTILVMTHSSSALPDGPDGYPVSYEVHARRSTDMVQHYIHQAVSDSRLENPVLLVENHSHCKTNIMGEKILPNGQVWKSQFLLLCICTKVLGDVNSLLKFNDSIELGPPAATYVPSLPHLLSSLLRHPIVPSGVQNEVDESLFSDMEEEDEYDQLPAIRILTKAQFERLTKSQKTDYLNELDYRETLYLKKQLKEEYLRQMESMLSNEKNSASDDNSESQQAAPEEAVLLPDMEIPLSFGSNHPAHRYRCLVASDQWIVRPVLDPQGWDNDVGFDGISLESAAHINRELFTSVMGQISKDKQDFSIQSECAAAYTNSRGTVHSVGLDVQSAGKDTIYTFHSNKKRANQKKLWEDVFDGGVSLTSFGNKYYFGAKLEETVSIGKRLKFLMNAGQMMNASKLIVDREQVAYGGSVEATLRGRDYPVRNDFVTLTMSILSFNKEMVLGGNVRSESRLGRNLKVSVNANLNSRRMGKLSIKTSSSDHFPFGLVAAFTIFWTLLWRKGIANSSNESGETEVGETG, from the exons ATGAAGGGTTTTAGAGATTGGATTCTTTCTCAGTTAGTATCCAAGTCTGTGGTATCGTCTCGGCCGTTATCAGGCAGTGATAGTTTCTTTAGTGTGGAACGTTCGACTAATGAAGTGATTACTGACCAAG GTGCTTCTGATTCTACCACTTTGGTAGCACCGCCCGTCCTTGATGAAACTTCCAACTCGTTGAATAGGGATCAGGAAAATCAGTCTAGTCCTTCCCCGCAGGATGTTGAGGTTGAAAATTCTGATCAATCTCGTAGTGGGTCTGATATGAGAAAGAAGGATCCTTTGGTGAAAATTGATGATCTGCAAGCCAAGTTCTTGCAACTCCTCCGGCGGCTTGGTCTATCAAAAGACAACCTCATGGTGGCAAAGGTTCTTTATCGAATTCACCTAGCAACCGTGATACGAGCAGAAAAGTCGGATTTGAAAGGAGTTAATCTCGGAGGTGATGGAAAAAGAGTGATGACAGCAGAACAAGCTGGCCCGCCTGATTTGGATTTTTCTCTGAGAATCCTTGTCCTTGGGAAAACAGGAGTGGGCAAGAGTGCTACAATTAATTCTATATTTGATCAAACAAAAGCAGTAACCAATGCTTTTCGACCCGGTACAAAGCACATTCGGGAGGTTGTGGGAACTGTAAATGGGATTAGAGTAACTGTCATTGATACCCCTGGTTTTTTGCCTGGGGTATGTACAGGTAACTTGCGCAGAAATAAGAAGATTATGCTCTCAGTGAAGAGATTTATTAGAAAAAGTCCACCTgacattgttttgtttttcgaACGCCTTGATCTCATTGATACAAGCTATAGTGATCTTCCCCTTTTGAAGCTAATAACTGAAGTTTTTGGGCGTGCAATTTGGTTTAGCACCATTCTTGTTATGACTCATTCTTCCTCAGCTCTTCCGGATGGACCAGACGGGTACCCTGTCAGCTATGAAGTACATGCGAGGCGAAGCACAGATATGGTGCAGCACTATATACATCAGGCAGTGTCGGACTCCAGACTTGAAAACCCAGTGCTTTTGGTTGAGAATCATTCTCATTGCAAGACAAATATCATGGGGGAAAAGATACTTCCAAATGGTCAGGTTTGGAAATCTCAGTTTTTGTTACTATGCATTTGTACAAAAGTTCTAGGTGATGTTAATTCCCTCTTGAAATTTAACGACAGCATTGAACTGGGGCCCCCAGCTGCTACCTATGTGCCGTCTCTACCCCATCTCCTTTCATCTCTTCTACGCCATCCTATTGTTCCAAGTGGAGTGCAAAATGAAGTTGATGAGAGCTTGTTTTCAGacatggaggaagaagatgagtaTGATCAATTACCTGCAATCCGAATCCTGACAAAAGCCCAGTTTGAGAGGCTGACAAAATCACAGAAAACAGACTATCTCAATGAATTGGATTATCGGGAGACCCTTTATCTGAAGAAACAGTTGAAAGAAGAGTACCTTAGGCAGATGGAAAGTATGCTTTCCAATGAAAAAAATTCAGCAAGTGATGATAACTCTGAGAGTCAGCAGGCCGCCCCAGAGGAGGCTGTTTTATTACCAGATATGGAGATCCCTCTGAGTTTTGGCTCTAATCACCCTGCACACAGATATCGTTGCCTTGTTGCGAGTGATCAGTGGATTGTGAGACCTGTTCTTGATCCCCAGGGATGGGATAATGATGTGGGCTTCGATGGAATAAGCTTGGAATCAGCTGCACATATAAATAGGGAACTCTTTACCTCTGTTATGGGGCAGATAAGCAAGGACAAACAAGATTTTAGCATTCAGTCAGAGTGCGCTGCAGCTTACACAAATTCCAGGGGAACTGTACATTCTGTAGGTCTTGATGTTCAATCTGCCGGTAAAGATACCATCTATACTTTTCACAGCAACAAGAAGCGAGCAAATCAGAAGAAGCTGTGGGAGGATGTTTTTGATGGTGGAGTCTCTTTGACATCTTTTGGGAACAAGTATTACTTTGGTGCCAAGCTTGAAGAAACTGTTTCAATTGGGAAGAGGTTGAAGTTTCTGATGAATGCAGGCCAAATGATGAATGCAAGCAAATTGATTGTGGATCGTGAACAAGTGGCATATGGTGGCTCTGTGGAAGCTACTTTACGGGGTAGAGACTACCCTGTGAGAAATGACTTTGTCACCCTGACAATGTCTATCCTTTCTTTCAATAAAGAGATGGTGTTGGGTGGAAACGTACGGTCTGAGTCCCGGCTGGGCAGAAATTTGAAGGTATCGGTCAATGCTAATCTAAATAGCCGCAGGATGGGGAAGTTGAGCATAaagacaagcagcagtgatcaTTTTCCGTTTGGTCTGGTTGCCGCTTTCACAATTTTCTGGACCCTCTTATGGAGAAAGGGCATAGCAAATTCAAGTAATGAATCAGGGGAGACTGAAGTAGGGGAGACTGGATAA